One genomic region from Dermacentor andersoni unplaced genomic scaffold, qqDerAnde1_hic_scaffold ctg00000039.1, whole genome shotgun sequence encodes:
- the LOC126516433 gene encoding uncharacterized protein, whose translation MTPLRRQRARVLCDQLLYLDLSWTEIEDLFLARRAPTERKRISSTGFVDAAAMDDQTFRRLFRIEKGDLHMLKDALRITEIRSSQGVTVSAEEALLMGLRRLAYPNRWWDLEPLFGRHASAMSSIVSILFNHIDSSFGHLLDDLNNHSWLRLSDLEDFSKAVYDRGAPLRICWGFVDGTARPICHPSVNQRMYFSGHKRHHALKYQAIMCANGIVCQLDGPYEGHRHDAGILRDSGLYEKLERLVQGNSYCIYGEPAYPLRTLLMRPYAGAALTRQQELFNKQMSTVRQAVEWGFGKTVAQFSFLDLKKNQKLLLQNLGQMYHVGTLLANCHTCIYGSQTGMFFGIRAPELHEYLEV comes from the exons ATGACGCCGTTGCGGCGACAGCGTGCCCGTGTGCTATGCGACCAGCTTCTTTACCTTGATCTGTCGTGGACAGAAATAGAAGATTTATTCCTCGCCCGCCGCGCGCCCACAGAAAGGAAGAGGATTTCGTCCACCGGTTTCGTGGACGCTGCGGCTATGGATGACCAAACTTTTCGGAGGCTGTTCCGAATCGAGAAGGGCGACCTCCACATGCTCAAGGATGCCTTGCGCATCACGGAAATCCGGAGCAGCCAGGGAGTCACTGTGTCGGCAGAGGAAGCTCTATTGATGGGTCTGCGCAGACTTGCGTACCCCAATAGATGGTGGGATTTAGAGCCCCTTTTCGGCCGACACGCGTCCGCAATGTCAAGCATCGTGAGCATACTGTTCAATCATATTGACAGCTCATTCGGCCATCTGCTGGACGACTTGAATAACCACAGCTGGCTGCGTCTCAGTGACTTGGAGGATTTTTCCAAA GCTGTGTATGACAGAGGGGCTCCCCTGCGCATTTGTTGGGGCTTTGTGGATGGCACGGCAAGGCCCATTTGCCACCCTTCAGTGAACCAGCGCATGTATTTTTCTGGGCACAAGAGGCACCACGCACTCAAGTATCAGGCAATCATGTGTGCCAATGGGATTGTGTGCCAACTTGATGGGCCTTATGAAGGGCACAGGCATGACGCTG GTATCCTGCGCGACAGTGGCCTCTACGAGAAGTTGGAGCGGCTAGTGCAGGGTAACTCCTACTGCATCTATGGTGAACCTGCGTATCCTTTGCGCACTCTCCTGATGAGGCCTTACGCCGGTGCTGCCCTCACTCGCCAGCAAGAGCTCTTCAACAAGCAAATGAGCACAGTTCGTCAAGCAGTGGAATGGGGATTCGGCAAGACTGTGGCTCAGTTTTCATTCCTTGATTTGAAAAAAAATCAGAAGCTGCTGCTGCAAAACCTTGGGCAGATGTACCATGTCGGAACTTTGCTTGCGAACTGCCACACATGTATCTATGGAAGTCAAACTGGCATGTTTTTTGGTATCCGTGCACCTGAACTGCACGAATATTTGGAAGTCTAA